Proteins encoded by one window of Vidua chalybeata isolate OUT-0048 chromosome 15, bVidCha1 merged haplotype, whole genome shotgun sequence:
- the SKP1 gene encoding S-phase kinase-associated protein 1 isoform X2 has protein sequence MTDFTTRPASRDGWRAPNRPAATGALRRHGSPALPSGAAGTARGPFPLTAAGPGPRRRLRPRGGALASVYCAASGAAPSLPENPSTGRSFPPDSIRLRCPLRTSRKAARVPVFTVSEPRSGVLLRRSRRAARALRGGERRVLPPSPARYKSAAAVGPERRHRLLTVRSRSHRRLTRLSFENCF, from the coding sequence ATGACCGATTTCACCACACGGCCTGCCAGCCGGGACGGCTGGAGAGCACCGAACCGGCCCGCGGCCACCGGCGCCCTCCGCCGTCACGGGAGCCCCGCGCTGCCCTCAGGGGCGGCCGGGACCGCGCGGGGCCCGTTCCCCCTCaccgcggcggggccgggcccgcggcGCCGCCTCAGGCCGCGGGGAGGGGCCCTGGCCTCCGTCTATTGTGCGGCTTCTGGCGCAGCTCCGTCGCTGCCTGAAAACCCCTCCACCGGCCGCTCCTTCCCCCCAGACTCAATTCGGCTCCGCTGCCCGCTCCGCACCTCGCGGAAGGCGGCGCGAGTACCGGTTTTTACCGTTTCGGAGCCGCGGTCGGGTGTTTTGCTCAGGCGTTCGCGGCGGGCAGCCCGGGCGTTGCGAGGCGGCGAGAGGCGGgtccttcccccctcccccgctCGGTATAAGAGCGCCGCCGCAGTCGGGCCCGAGCGCCGCCACCGCCTCCTCACGGTCCGTTCGCGGAGCCACCGCCGCCTCACG